A genomic region of Methanosarcina thermophila TM-1 contains the following coding sequences:
- the mtrC gene encoding tetrahydromethanopterin S-methyltransferase subunit MtrC, which translates to MSVGGAGGEAKGGYPPQTIMALGIVGGLVGIYLGNFAPPAYSFFGGIGAICATVWGADAVRRVASYGLGTGVPSIGMLALGMGVVAALFGLSIGGIAGPIVAFIVAAIIGAVIGALANKVIGMGIPIMEQAMVEIAGAGTLVILGLSVVIAGSFEYAAVIESVIANGYIALIFIIGGMGILHPFNASLGPDEKQDRTLMLAVEKGAIALVITGLASSLHEGLMSAGVNILIGIIIWYVAFSKHYALIKRDAHAVVGTGMLPSAEELQ; encoded by the coding sequence ATGTCTGTAGGCGGAGCAGGAGGAGAAGCTAAAGGCGGATATCCTCCACAAACAATAATGGCTCTGGGTATAGTTGGCGGGCTTGTCGGAATTTACCTGGGTAACTTTGCACCTCCGGCGTATTCCTTCTTTGGAGGAATTGGAGCAATCTGTGCAACGGTCTGGGGTGCTGATGCAGTTCGGCGTGTTGCAAGCTATGGGCTTGGTACAGGTGTTCCATCAATCGGTATGTTAGCCCTTGGTATGGGTGTTGTAGCAGCTCTATTCGGACTTTCCATAGGAGGCATTGCAGGACCCATAGTTGCTTTCATTGTGGCAGCAATTATAGGTGCCGTTATTGGTGCCCTTGCAAACAAAGTAATCGGCATGGGTATCCCTATTATGGAACAGGCAATGGTAGAAATTGCAGGTGCTGGTACTCTTGTAATTCTCGGTCTGAGTGTAGTTATTGCCGGGTCGTTCGAGTATGCTGCAGTTATTGAAAGTGTTATTGCAAACGGATACATTGCACTGATCTTTATAATAGGTGGTATGGGAATACTTCATCCTTTCAATGCCAGCCTGGGTCCTGATGAGAAACAGGACAGAACACTCATGCTTGCTGTTGAAAAAGGGGCAATCGCATTAGTAATTACAGGTCTTGCGTCTTCTCTGCATGAAGGATTGATGTCAGCTGGCGTAAACATACTTATAGGAATTATAATCTGGTATGTTGCCTTCAGCAAACACTACGCGCTTATTAAGAGAGATGCACATGCAGTGGTTGGAACCGGTATGCTTCCAAGTGCGGAGGAATTGCAATGA
- a CDS encoding tetrahydromethanopterin S-methyltransferase subunit B: MSIVRIAPEINLVMDTDSGAVTQERKDSIQYSMEPVFERVDKLDAIADDLLNSLSPSAPLLNSWPGREHTSYMAGIYANSFYGVVIGLAFGGLLALIIYITRLMEGVV, from the coding sequence ATGAGCATTGTTCGTATAGCTCCCGAGATAAATCTGGTCATGGATACGGATTCTGGAGCCGTCACACAAGAACGGAAAGACTCTATTCAGTATTCCATGGAGCCCGTCTTTGAGAGAGTGGACAAACTGGATGCAATTGCAGACGATCTGTTAAATTCACTCTCACCCAGCGCACCACTCCTTAATTCCTGGCCAGGCCGTGAGCATACCTCCTACATGGCAGGAATTTACGCAAACTCCTTCTATGGAGTTGTTATAGGTCTTGCCTTTGGCGGACTGCTGGCACTAATAATATACATTACAAGACTGATGGAAGGGGTGGTGTAA
- the mtrA gene encoding tetrahydromethanopterin S-methyltransferase subunit A — translation MVEKREPAPGWPILKGEYEVGDPKNCVLVITCGSHLPGKPILDAGAAITGSCKTENLGIEKVVAHIISNPNIRYLLVTGSEVKGHVTGQSMLALHANGVKENRIDGALGAIPYVENLNAAAIARFQEQVEAVNLIDTEDMGVITAKVRELASKDPGAFDAEPMIVEISEEGEGEEEEGGVVRPVSGEIALLRSRMKAIEERMINIGNLNKFHAGVHAGKIEGVMIGLTVTISLLGLLLLGR, via the coding sequence ATGGTAGAGAAGAGAGAACCAGCCCCAGGATGGCCTATCCTGAAAGGTGAATATGAAGTAGGCGATCCCAAGAACTGTGTACTGGTAATTACCTGCGGGTCACACCTTCCCGGAAAGCCAATCCTTGACGCAGGGGCAGCCATAACCGGATCGTGTAAGACCGAAAACCTCGGTATTGAAAAAGTCGTTGCTCATATTATCTCAAACCCTAACATCAGATATCTGCTTGTGACTGGCTCTGAAGTTAAAGGGCACGTTACCGGACAGTCGATGTTAGCCCTCCATGCAAACGGTGTAAAAGAAAACAGGATTGATGGAGCACTAGGGGCAATTCCATATGTGGAAAATCTGAATGCAGCCGCAATTGCTCGCTTCCAGGAACAGGTTGAAGCTGTCAATCTGATCGATACCGAAGATATGGGTGTTATCACCGCCAAGGTGAGAGAACTCGCCTCAAAAGATCCCGGTGCCTTTGATGCAGAACCAATGATTGTGGAAATCAGTGAGGAGGGCGAAGGAGAAGAAGAAGAAGGCGGCGTTGTAAGACCAGTTTCCGGTGAAATTGCACTTCTTCGTAGCAGGATGAAGGCAATTGAAGAACGGATGATAAATATAGGGAACTTGAACAAGTTCCACGCAGGAGTTCACGCAGGAAAGATTGAAGGCGTTATGATAGGGTTGACAGTGACCATATCCCTGCTTGGATTATTACTGCTAGGGAGGTAA
- a CDS encoding tetrahydromethanopterin S-methyltransferase subunit F — protein sequence MAEEYEKGVPMVLAPQMGAIDATVESIRYRAQLIARNQKLDSGVMSTGVIGFAAGFIFSLLMVIVLPLLVW from the coding sequence ATGGCAGAAGAATATGAAAAAGGCGTACCAATGGTGCTTGCTCCTCAGATGGGCGCAATTGATGCTACTGTTGAGAGCATTCGATATAGAGCACAATTGATTGCGAGAAACCAGAAGCTGGATTCCGGGGTTATGTCTACCGGAGTAATCGGCTTTGCAGCAGGTTTCATCTTTTCACTGCTGATGGTCATTGTACTCCCACTACTGGTCTGGTGA
- the mtrG gene encoding tetrahydromethanopterin S-methyltransferase subunit MtrG, which yields MDGKAPAAFVEPSEFNEVMKRLDKIDEKIEFVNSEIAQRIGKKVGRDIGILYGGVLGLLLFLIYVQVSSMFL from the coding sequence ATGGATGGAAAAGCACCAGCAGCGTTTGTAGAGCCAAGCGAGTTTAACGAAGTAATGAAAAGGCTCGATAAGATCGACGAAAAGATCGAGTTTGTCAACAGTGAAATTGCGCAGAGAATTGGAAAGAAAGTAGGAAGAGATATCGGAATTCTGTACGGCGGAGTTTTGGGCCTGCTGCTCTTCCTGATCTATGTCCAGGTATCATCAATGTTCTTATAA
- the mtrH gene encoding tetrahydromethanopterin S-methyltransferase subunit H, whose protein sequence is MFKFDKKQEVFEIGGVKFGGQPGEYPTVLVSTMFYARHKIVSDEDKGIFDREAAENLWNTQVALSDETGLPYVNQIVGETPEAIKRYIDWFVEIDDRTPFLIDSSAGNVRAAAAQHCTEIGVADRAIHNSINASIEQEEIDALTDSDVTAAIVLAFNATDPTVKGKIDILEVGGSGQTKGMLQVAKECGIKYPIIDVAAMPLGAGSGATIRSIPTLKARFGLPIGGGYHNMASAWDWLRKFKKTQPDPKAIYMPSDIGTNLVAQIAGSDYLLYGPIENVNQIFPAVAMVDIMLGETAKELGVEIADLANHPVTKLT, encoded by the coding sequence ATGTTCAAGTTTGACAAGAAACAGGAAGTTTTTGAAATCGGTGGAGTTAAGTTTGGCGGACAGCCTGGCGAATATCCAACCGTATTAGTCAGTACCATGTTCTATGCAAGACACAAGATTGTATCTGACGAGGACAAGGGTATTTTTGACAGAGAAGCCGCAGAAAATCTCTGGAACACTCAGGTCGCACTGAGCGATGAAACGGGGCTCCCCTATGTAAACCAGATTGTAGGAGAAACCCCTGAAGCAATTAAGCGTTATATCGACTGGTTCGTTGAGATCGATGACAGGACACCTTTCCTGATTGACTCCTCAGCCGGAAACGTGCGTGCAGCAGCAGCTCAGCACTGTACCGAAATTGGTGTTGCAGACAGGGCAATCCACAACTCGATTAACGCAAGTATCGAACAGGAAGAAATCGATGCTCTCACTGACAGCGATGTAACAGCTGCAATCGTTCTGGCTTTCAACGCAACTGACCCGACCGTAAAAGGAAAGATAGATATCCTTGAAGTCGGCGGTTCCGGACAAACCAAGGGTATGCTCCAGGTCGCAAAGGAATGTGGAATAAAGTACCCAATTATCGACGTCGCAGCCATGCCTCTTGGGGCAGGTTCCGGTGCTACTATCCGCTCGATACCCACACTGAAAGCAAGATTCGGGCTGCCAATCGGCGGTGGATACCACAACATGGCTTCGGCATGGGACTGGCTCCGCAAATTCAAGAAGACTCAGCCTGATCCAAAGGCAATCTACATGCCTTCAGACATTGGTACTAACCTTGTAGCCCAGATCGCAGGTTCGGACTATCTGCTCTATGGTCCTATCGAGAACGTCAACCAGATTTTCCCAGCTGTTGCAATGGTCGACATCATGCTCGGTGAAACTGCAAAGGAACTTGGCGTCGAGATTGCAGATCTGGCAAACCACCCGGTTACCAAACTGACATAA
- a CDS encoding RtcB family protein, with amino-acid sequence MAEGEDIAIEELSTGHVTGDIRNMVRKLSENSWEIPIGHIPNMRVPGRLFVSENLLLGIEHGTIDQIANVATLPGIQKYSMAMPDAHLGYGFAIGGVAAFDTEEGIISPGGVGFDINCGVRLIRTKLQKEEVIPYIKTLTDELFKNIPAGVGSKSRFRASDKELDCAFLEGAKWAVEAGYGVEADTEHCEANGYMEGADPSYVSTKARNRGRPQLGTLGSGNHFLEVQYVDKIYDQEMASTFGLEEGQVTVMIHCGSRGAGHQICTDYLKELSQAVKNYKIEIPDKQLACAPAQSKEAQNYFKAMMCAANYAWANRQMITHWTRESFENVFGIDAEDLGMSLLYDVAHNVAKLEEHTVDGKKKEVYVHRKGATRAFPPGHPEVPTVYRDVGQPVLIPGSMGTPSFILCGSKEAMDISFGSACHGAGRVMSRAHAKKEFRGQNIKDNLEAQGITIRATHPSVLAEEAPGVYKSSSEVVNVVHELGIARKVARVLPLGVTKG; translated from the coding sequence ATGGCAGAAGGCGAAGATATAGCTATTGAAGAATTAAGCACAGGACATGTGACGGGGGATATAAGAAATATGGTCAGGAAGCTTTCAGAAAATAGCTGGGAAATCCCTATTGGACATATCCCTAATATGCGGGTTCCAGGGCGCCTGTTTGTATCTGAAAACTTACTCCTTGGGATTGAACACGGGACTATTGACCAGATTGCAAATGTGGCAACTCTCCCTGGCATCCAGAAGTATTCCATGGCAATGCCTGATGCCCATCTTGGATATGGTTTTGCCATTGGGGGAGTAGCGGCTTTTGACACGGAAGAGGGAATCATCAGCCCTGGAGGAGTTGGTTTTGATATCAACTGCGGAGTAAGGCTAATTCGTACTAAACTTCAGAAGGAGGAGGTAATTCCTTACATAAAGACATTAACCGATGAGCTTTTTAAAAATATTCCCGCAGGTGTTGGTTCCAAAAGTCGGTTCAGGGCTTCAGATAAGGAGCTTGACTGTGCTTTTCTTGAAGGTGCAAAGTGGGCTGTGGAAGCCGGATATGGTGTGGAAGCCGATACTGAACATTGTGAAGCAAACGGATATATGGAAGGTGCTGACCCTTCCTATGTAAGTACGAAAGCCAGAAACCGGGGTAGACCTCAGCTAGGAACGCTAGGAAGCGGCAACCATTTCCTTGAGGTTCAGTATGTCGATAAAATCTATGATCAGGAAATGGCTTCAACCTTCGGGCTTGAAGAAGGTCAGGTCACTGTAATGATTCACTGCGGGTCAAGGGGTGCAGGGCATCAGATATGTACTGATTATCTAAAGGAACTCTCTCAGGCTGTAAAGAACTATAAGATTGAGATTCCTGATAAACAGCTTGCCTGTGCTCCTGCACAGTCAAAGGAAGCTCAGAACTACTTTAAAGCTATGATGTGCGCTGCAAATTATGCGTGGGCAAACCGGCAAATGATCACGCACTGGACAAGGGAATCATTTGAAAATGTATTCGGGATAGACGCTGAAGACCTGGGCATGAGCCTGCTTTATGACGTTGCTCATAATGTGGCAAAACTTGAAGAACATACCGTGGACGGCAAGAAAAAAGAGGTGTATGTACACAGAAAAGGGGCAACAAGGGCGTTTCCCCCAGGACATCCTGAAGTCCCTACCGTGTACAGGGATGTAGGACAACCAGTTTTGATTCCAGGAAGCATGGGAACTCCATCCTTTATATTATGCGGTTCGAAGGAAGCTATGGATATCTCTTTCGGCAGCGCCTGCCACGGAGCAGGAAGGGTAATGAGCAGAGCACATGCAAAGAAAGAATTCCGCGGACAAAACATAAAAGACAACCTTGAGGCTCAGGGCATTACGATAAGAGCCACGCATCCATCAGTGCTTGCAGAGGAAGCTCCAGGCGTATACAAATCCAGCAGTGAGGTGGTAAATGTCGTACATGAACTTGGCATTGCCCGTAAGGTCGCAAGAGTTCTTCCATTAGGGGTTACAAAAGGCTGA
- a CDS encoding archease codes for MSSQGKQYEYLEHTADIKFMAYGKSLEEVFENSALAMFNVMIDTEQVSGETRKEIFLKAPDLESLLVDWLSELLYIFEVDEIVFREFKVEKIKEEAGEYSIIAQAVGEEYYPESHPFKTEIKAVTYNQLEITKTDDGWKAQVVVDI; via the coding sequence ATGTCGTCCCAAGGAAAACAGTATGAATATCTGGAACATACTGCAGATATCAAGTTCATGGCTTATGGGAAGTCCCTGGAAGAAGTGTTTGAGAATTCGGCTCTCGCTATGTTCAATGTTATGATTGATACAGAGCAGGTCTCTGGAGAAACCAGAAAAGAAATTTTTCTCAAAGCACCTGACCTTGAATCCCTGCTTGTGGACTGGCTTTCCGAACTTTTATATATATTTGAAGTTGATGAAATTGTTTTCAGGGAATTTAAAGTTGAGAAAATTAAGGAAGAAGCTGGTGAATATTCGATAATTGCTCAAGCAGTGGGTGAAGAATACTATCCCGAAAGCCATCCCTTTAAGACCGAAATCAAAGCTGTTACTTATAACCAGCTGGAAATAACAAAAACCGACGATGGCTGGAAGGCTCAGGTCGTTGTGGATATTTAA
- a CDS encoding CDP-alcohol phosphatidyltransferase family protein: MTFNTLRPFVSKVIEPLAEFFVRYEVSPNTVSIASLICAFFAGLSFYYSPGSREFVLLAGFLVIFNSIFDALDGVIARKANRATPRGDFLDHVIDRYSDVFIICSIFFADYVPWQVGVAAIVGVQLTSYLGTQAQALNLGRYYGGIMGRADRLVVVILAAFGNFAFSSPIAGFPILGWAVILIAVTSHITAIQRILYIWKKLD, encoded by the coding sequence ATGACGTTTAATACCCTGAGACCTTTTGTCTCAAAAGTAATCGAACCACTGGCAGAATTTTTCGTTAGATATGAGGTCTCACCCAATACAGTGTCCATAGCTTCCCTAATCTGTGCATTTTTTGCAGGTCTCAGTTTTTACTACTCACCTGGGTCCAGAGAATTCGTCCTGCTGGCAGGCTTTCTGGTAATCTTTAACTCGATTTTTGACGCTCTTGACGGGGTAATTGCACGAAAGGCAAATAGGGCTACTCCCAGAGGTGATTTTCTGGATCACGTTATTGACCGCTACTCGGATGTCTTTATAATCTGCAGCATTTTTTTTGCAGATTATGTCCCCTGGCAGGTTGGAGTTGCGGCAATTGTGGGAGTACAGCTTACCAGTTATCTAGGAACCCAGGCTCAGGCGCTCAACCTGGGGAGATATTATGGAGGGATAATGGGCAGGGCAGATCGGCTTGTAGTTGTCATTCTTGCAGCTTTCGGAAACTTTGCCTTTTCATCCCCTATTGCAGGTTTTCCGATCCTTGGCTGGGCTGTCATCCTGATTGCTGTAACCAGCCACATAACAGCTATTCAGAGAATTCTTTATATCTGGAAGAAATTAGACTGA
- a CDS encoding aldolase — MWQEIAKYGRKLVEHGLVESNFGNISIRAGNRMLITRTGAALDEITENGVVEVDIQDTSSLDIIASSEAVVHREIYRQTSALAIIHAHSAYSVVESLLAGPEGKIMPVDSEGLYFLGEIPVVGGGIGSRELAENLANALSRYRGAIVYSHGTFAIGRTLGDAYVITTQLEHSCKVKYLYDRAAAEKNKHTKRTLV, encoded by the coding sequence ATGTGGCAGGAAATCGCAAAATATGGGCGCAAGCTGGTCGAGCACGGGCTTGTCGAGTCAAATTTTGGAAATATAAGTATCAGGGCTGGAAACAGGATGCTTATTACCCGGACAGGGGCGGCACTTGATGAAATTACAGAAAACGGTGTTGTTGAGGTTGATATTCAGGACACTTCCTCCCTTGATATAATTGCATCTTCCGAAGCTGTCGTACACAGGGAGATTTACAGGCAGACCTCAGCGCTTGCAATTATTCATGCCCATTCTGCTTATTCTGTTGTAGAATCCCTGCTCGCAGGCCCTGAGGGAAAAATTATGCCTGTGGACAGCGAAGGGCTGTATTTCCTCGGGGAGATCCCGGTTGTAGGAGGAGGCATAGGCAGCCGCGAGCTTGCAGAGAATCTTGCAAACGCACTCTCAAGATACAGAGGCGCTATAGTTTACAGTCACGGTACATTTGCAATCGGGAGAACACTCGGAGATGCATATGTTATAACCACGCAGCTTGAACACTCCTGTAAAGTTAAGTACCTGTACGATCGTGCGGCAGCAGAGAAAAATAAGCATACCAAACGAACGCTCGTTTGA
- a CDS encoding peroxiredoxin yields the protein MNEIKIVDKIQDFTLKDQNQKEVHLYDFAGKKVLLSFHPLAWTSVCSEQMKLLEKNHEMFDRLNTVAFGISVDPAPSKKAWARELGITHIRLLSDFWPHGEVARKYGIFREKEGVSERANIVIDEDQKIIFFEVYPVRELPDMSKIAKVLEQ from the coding sequence ATGAACGAGATTAAAATCGTGGATAAAATTCAGGACTTCACATTAAAAGACCAGAACCAAAAAGAAGTTCACCTTTACGACTTCGCTGGTAAAAAAGTACTTCTGTCATTTCATCCGCTTGCCTGGACAAGTGTGTGTTCTGAACAGATGAAATTGCTTGAAAAAAACCACGAGATGTTCGACAGGTTGAACACAGTTGCCTTTGGCATAAGTGTCGATCCCGCGCCATCGAAAAAAGCCTGGGCACGGGAACTGGGAATTACGCACATCAGACTTCTTTCGGATTTCTGGCCTCATGGGGAAGTTGCCAGAAAATATGGGATCTTCAGGGAAAAGGAAGGGGTCTCTGAGAGAGCTAACATAGTTATCGATGAAGATCAGAAAATCATATTTTTCGAAGTATATCCTGTGCGTGAACTTCCTGACATGTCAAAGATCGCAAAAGTTCTGGAACAGTAA
- a CDS encoding HesA/MoeB/ThiF family protein — protein MNDFEREKYSRQILLFGEEGQERLKNARVLVAGVGGLGSPVSTYLAIAGVGKIILADFDTVEASNLNRQFLHHEKDIGRLKVESAKEKLLSMNPDIKVETIAELLTESNLEVLVPECDVIVDALDNLETRHMLNRLAIKRRIPLIHGAVTGYDGQVTTIIPGETPCFYCIFPRISKKEVFPVLGATPGIIGAIQANEAIKFLTGQGKLLNGRLLFWNGLSGNFTEISLSKLNNCPVCGYLNNKGENK, from the coding sequence ATGAATGATTTTGAACGTGAAAAATACAGCCGACAAATCCTTCTTTTTGGAGAAGAAGGGCAGGAAAGATTGAAGAATGCAAGAGTACTTGTTGCCGGGGTAGGCGGGCTGGGAAGTCCGGTTTCCACCTATCTCGCAATAGCTGGAGTCGGAAAAATAATCCTTGCGGATTTTGATACCGTTGAAGCAAGCAATTTAAACAGGCAGTTCCTGCATCATGAGAAGGACATTGGAAGGCTTAAGGTAGAGTCAGCAAAGGAAAAATTGCTTTCCATGAATCCGGATATTAAAGTTGAAACCATAGCAGAGTTGCTTACCGAATCAAATCTCGAAGTCCTGGTTCCTGAGTGTGACGTTATAGTTGATGCACTTGATAACCTTGAAACTAGACATATGCTTAACAGGCTTGCCATAAAAAGAAGGATCCCTTTAATTCATGGGGCAGTTACGGGGTATGACGGACAGGTAACAACGATAATACCTGGGGAAACCCCCTGCTTTTACTGTATTTTTCCACGCATCTCCAAAAAGGAAGTATTTCCGGTTTTAGGAGCTACTCCAGGCATCATCGGTGCCATACAGGCAAATGAGGCAATTAAATTTCTGACAGGTCAGGGGAAGCTTCTGAATGGTCGTCTTCTGTTCTGGAATGGGCTTTCAGGGAATTTCACTGAAATTTCACTCTCAAAGCTAAATAATTGTCCAGTGTGTGGATATCTTAATAACAAAGGCGAAAATAAATGA